One Sus scrofa isolate TJ Tabasco breed Duroc chromosome 1, Sscrofa11.1, whole genome shotgun sequence DNA segment encodes these proteins:
- the MAP1A gene encoding microtubule-associated protein 1A isoform X2, with protein sequence MDGVAEFSEYVSETVDVPSPFDLLEPPTSGGFLKLSKPCCYIFPGGRGDSALFAVNGFNILVDGGSDRKSCFWKLVRHLDRIDSVLLTHIGADNLPGINGLLQRKVAELEEEQSQGSSSYSDWVKNLISPELGVVFFNVPDKLRLPDASRKAKRSIEEACLTLQHLNRLGIQAEPLYRVVSNTIEPLTLFHKMGVGRLDMYVLNPVKDSKEMQFLMQKWAGNSKAKTGIVLANGKEAEISVPYLTSITALVVWLPANPTEKIVRVLFPGNAPQNKILEGLEKLRHLDFLRYPVATQKDLATGAVPANLKPSKIKQRADSKESLKATTKTAVSKLAKREEVAEEGAKEARSELAKELAKTEKKAKESSEKPPEKPAKPERVKTESSEALKAEKRKLIKDKVGKKHLKEKISKLEEKKDKEKKEIKKERKELKKDEGRKEEKKDAKKEEKRKDTKPEVKKVSKPDLKPFTPEVRKTLYKAKAPARVKTDKSRAARGEKELSSEPRMTPPAQKGAAPLPTVSGHRELALSSPEDLTQDFEELKREERGLLAEQRDTGLGEKPLPPDAAEEGPPSTVAQETPPSVPGLEPEEPVIKEKEVVPDIPEEPGSKDRGPDSGAETEEEKDTWEEKKPKEGEGPLERTEAREESEPEVKEDVIEKAELEEMEELHPSDEEEEEETKAEGFYQKHMQEALKVTPRGREALGGRELGLQGKAPEKEASSFLSSLATPAGATEHVSYIQDETIPGYSETEQTISDEEIHDEPEERPAPPRFPTGTYDLPGPEGPGTFEASQPADGAVLATSGKSYGAPETELTYPPNMVAAPLAEEEHVSSATSITECDKLSSFATSVAEDQSVASLTAPQTEETGKSSLLLDTVTSIPSSRTEATQGLDYVPSAGTISPTSSLEEDKGFKSPPCEDFSVTGESEKRGETVGRGLPGERAVEKEEEEAANVQMSEKLHDQYGAPMFAAPGHTLHPGEPALGEMEERCLSPDDSTVKMASPPASGPPSATHTPFHQSPVEEKSEPQDFQEADSWGDTKRTPGVGKEDAAEETVKPGPEEGTFEEEGTVSPPRSPQAQEEPLSIAGGQVGCTIQLLPEQDKAIVFETLEAGEPTGPILETEAVPRDLGTSVQEPSEPQKDEVLQFPDRGLSPGEAESLSVLSVVSPDTANQDAIPRSPCGLTEQHLRKDLWPQVSPEDTRSLSFSEESPSKETSLDISSKQLSPESLGTLQFGELSLGKEEKGPLMQAEDTSHHPAPVSIPEPCATTVSPPTDWTSGYSAQADITDESPDGKFPASSFSHSALLGDGKHLPGVITSPDEHILTPDSSLTKSPESLPSPAMEDIAMEWEGKVPELKDRTPEQKEKGPEPTDEVLQQKDKTLEHKDIVTEQKDTAIDQKDEVLEERDKAVEQQDKSLEQKGRALEQRDTAQEQKEKAPEVKHKDLESTDRDLEPKDRDLELTDRDLEPKDKALEQEDKVPEEKDETLEQKVGDSEHKDKVPEDKVPELMGKALEQTDKAPEQHKAPEPKDKALEKKDQALEQKYWVLEQKGEALEQNIKADEQKGKTVEEKDKAQEQESPVQEDKTMTPKEMILEKKSPEKVKAVEQKEEVLLEKTKALGLEESPRREQEEKYWKEQDVVQEWRKTSPTRGEPVGEQKEPAQTWEDTSPEQEDRYWRDREDVVLEQDTYWGELSCERKVWFPHVLGGPGARPRYTEERESTFLDEGPDDEPEVPPLDRTPQSPWASDFKGFQEPSPQKGLEVERWLAESPVGLPPEEEDKLTRSPFEIISPPASPPEMVGQRVPPAQGQVSPIPEPKPMPPMRTESTTPSWLADIPPWVPKDRPLPPAPLSPAPAPPTPAPEPHTPMPFSWGTAEYDSVVTAVQESTAELEGGPYSPLGKDYRKAEGEGEEEGGVGTPDGSPLTTNVPEASKSHVTKEPEQTEPEQREPTPYPDERSFQYADIYEQMMLTGLGPACPTREPPLGAARDWPPRVSTKEEAAGRDTSAEKELSSPVSPHRLQFDSPAFSYATLGGPTVPSRQEPEPGPSVDPDLTPPAVPPRVPIPQSKGPGSPLNGNILSCSPDRRTPSPKESGHGHWEDSTSDSELEKGAREQPEKEAQSPSPPHPMPAGPSTLWPESEAHTSPSADSHLGPARPSLDFPASAFGFSSLQPAPPQLPSPAEPRSAPCGSLAFSGDRALALAPGPPTRPRHDEYLEVTKAPSLDSSLPQLPSPSSPGAPLLSSLPRPASPALSEGSSSEATTPVISSVTERFPPGLEAAEQGSVELVPRMDPAAHGLWDLTPLSPAPPASLDMAPAPAASLPGDMDEGTLPCRLECSAAATEKPGPSQSPSGDCATNGPTETSPKPPSPVPAKAEKAEAEACPAWEHGAWPEGAERSSRPDTLLSPEQPLCPGEASGGQPRSVSPEIEAGPQGCAAEPRPHRGELSPSFLNPPLPRSTDDSELSTEEARLVGRGGRRRPGAPGATGGPCPVADETPPTSASDSGSSQSDSDVPPETEECPSITAEAVLDSDEDGDFLPVDKAGGVSGTHHPRPGHDPPPIPQPDPHPSPPRPDVCMADPEGLSSESGRVERLREKEKAQGRLGRRAPGRAKPASPVRRPDLRGKRSPTPGKGTADRASRVPPRPRSTPSQVTPAEEKDSHSPMSKGLVNGLKAGPTALGSKGGSGPPVYVDLAYIPNHCSGKTADLDFFRRVRASYYVVSGNDPANGEPSRAVLDALLEGKAQWGENLQVTLIPTHDTEVTREWYQQTHEQQQQLNVLVLASSSTVVMQDESFPACKIEF encoded by the exons ATGGATGGCGTGGCTGAGTTCTCCGAGTATGTCTCTGAGACTGTGGACGTGCCATCCCCCTTTGACCTGCTTGAGCCCCCCACCTCAGGGGGCTTCCTCAAGCTCTCCAAGCCTTGCTGCTACATCTTCCCCGGCGGCCGAGGGGACTCTGCCCTCTTTGCTGTTAATGGTTTCAACATCCTGGTGGATGGTGGCTCTGATCGCAAGTCCTGCTTCTGGAAGCTGGTGCGGCACCTAGATCGCATTGACTCGGTTTTACTCACCCACATCGGGGCAGACAACCTGCCAGGCATCAACGGACTCCTACAGCGCAAAGTGGCAGAACTGGAGGAGGAGCAGTCCCAGGGCTCCAGCAGCTACAGCGACTGGGTGAAGAACCTCATCTCCCCTGAGCTTGGAGTTGTCTTCTTTAACGTGCCCGATAAGCTGCGGCTGCCTGATGCCTCCCGGAAGGCCAAGCGCAGCATTGAGGAGGCCTGCCTCACTCTGCAGCACCTGAACCGTCTGGGCATCCAGGCCGAGCCACTGTACCGTGTGGTCAGCAACACCATTGAGCCACTGACCCTCTTCCACAAAATGGGTGTGGGCCGGCTGGACATGTATGTCCTCAACCCGGTCAAAGACAGCAAGGAGATGCAGTTCCTCATGCAAAAGTGGGCAGGCAACAGTAAAGCTAAGACAGGCATCGTGCTGGCTAATGGGAAGGAGGCTGAGATCTCCGTGCCTTACCTGACCTCAATCACTGCTCTGGTGGTCTGGCTACCAGCCAACCCCACTGAGAAGATTGTGCGTGTGCTTTTTCCAGGGAATGCTCCCCAGAACAAGATCTTGGAGGGCCTGGAAAAGCTTCGGCATCTGGACTTCCTGCGCTACCCCGTGGCCACGCAGAAGGACCTGGCCACTGGGGCTGTGCCTGCCAACCTCAAACCCAGCAAAATCAAACAGCGGGCTGATAGCAAGGAAAGCCTCAAGGCCACAACCAAGACAGCTGTGAGCAAGCTGGCCAAACGGGAGGAGGTGGCCGAAGAGGGAGCCAAGGAGGCCCGCTCAGAACTAGCCAAGGAATTAGCCAAGACAGAGAAGAAGGCAAAAGAGTCATCTGAGAAGCCCCCAGAGAAGCCTGCCAAGCCTGAGAGGGTGAAGACAGAGTCGAGTGAGGCACTGAAGGCAGAGAAGCGAAAGCTGATCAAAGACAAGGTGGGGAAGAAGCACCtgaaagaaaagatttcaaagctggaagaaaaaaaagacaaagagaaaaaagaaatcaagaaggagaggaaggagctcaagaaggatgaaggaaggaaggaggagaagaaggatgccaagaaggaggagaagaggaaagataCCAAGCCTGAGGTCAAAAAGGTTTCCAAGCCAGACCTGAAGCCCTTTACCCCTGAGGTGAGAAAGACCCTCTACAAAGCCAAGGCCCCTGCCAGAGTCAAGACAGACAAGAGCCGGGCTGCCCGTGGGGAGAAGGAGCTGTCTTCTGAGCCCCGCATGACACCCCCAGCCCAGAAGGGGGCTGCACCACTTCCAACAGTCAGTGGCCACAGGGAGCTGGCCCTTTCTTCTCCAGAGGATCTCACCCAGGACTTTGAGGAGTTGAAGCGTGAGGAGAGGGGGTTGCTGGCTGAACAAAGGGACACAGGACTAGGAGAGAAACCACTGCCTCCCGACGCTGCAGAGGAGGGACCCCCAAGCACAGTGGCCCAAGAGACACCACCCTCTGTCCCAGGGCTGGAACCAGAAGAGCCtgtgataaaggaaaaagaagttgtCCCAGACATCCCTGAGGAACCAGGCAGCAAGGACAGAGGCCCAGACTCTGGAGCTGaaacagaggaggagaaagataCCTGGGAGGAAAAGAAGCCAAAGGAAGGAGAGGGGCCCCTTGAAAGAACAGAAGCCAGAGAGGAAAGTGAACCTGAGGTAAAGGAGGATGTGATAGAGAAGGCTGAGTTAGAAGAAATGGAGGAGCTGCACCCAtcagatgaggaggaagaggaagagacaaaggCTGAGGGATTTTACCAAAAACATATGCAAGAAGCCTTAAAGGTAACTCCAAGGGGCAGGGAGGCTCTTGGGGGCCGGGAACTGGGACTTCAAGGCAAGGCCCCTGAGAAGGAGGCGTCATCATTCCTAAGCAGCCTGGCTACCCCTGCAGGAGCCACTGAGCACGTCTCTTACATCCAGGACGAGACGATCCCTGGCTACTCAGAGACCGAGCAGACCATCTCAGATGAGGAGATCCATGATGAGCCCGAGGAGCGCCCAGCTCCACCTAGGTTTCCCACGGGTACCTATGACCTCCCTGGGCCTGAAGGTCCTGGCACCTTTGAGGCTAGCCAGCCTGCAGATGGTGCTGTTCTCGCCACCTCCGGCAAAAGCTATGGAGCGCCAGAGACCGAACTCACCTACCCCCCCAACATGGTAGCTGCCCCTCTGGCTGAAGAGGAGCACGTGTCCTCAGCCACCTCAATCACTGAGTGTGACAAGCTTTCTTCTTTTGCCACATCCGTGGCTGAGGACCAGTCCGTGGCTTCACTCACAGCTCCTCAGACAGAGGAGACAGGCAAGAGCTCCCTGCTGCTTGACACGGTTACAAGCATCCCTTCATCCCGCACTGAAGCCACTCAGGGCTTGGACTACGTGCCCTCAGCTGGTACCATCTCACCCACCTCCTCACTGGAAGAAGACAAGGGTTTCAAATCACCACCCTGTGAGGATTTCTCTGTGACCGGGGAATCAGAAAAGAGGGGAGAGACTGTAGGGAGAGGCTTGCCTGGAGAGAGAGCtgtggaaaaggaagaggaggaggctgcAAATGTACAGATGTCTGAGAAACTTCACGACCAGTATGGAGCCCCAATGTTTGCTGCCCCTGGGCACACCCTACATCCAGGGGAACCAGCCCTTGGAGAAATGGAGGAGCGCTGCCTCAGCCCAGATGACAGCACAGTGAAGATGGCCTCTCCTCCAGCATCTGGCCCACCCAGTGCAACCCACACACCCTTTCATCAGTCCCCAGTGGAAGAAAAGTCTGAGCCCCAAGACTTCCAGGAAGCCGACTCCTGGGGAGATACTAAGCGTACACCAGGTGTGGGCAAGGAAGATGCTGCAGAGGAGACAGTCAAGCCAGGGCCTGAAGAAGGCACATTCGAGGAGGAAGGAACGGTGTCTCCTCCCAGGAGCCCCCAGGCCCAAGAAGAGCCCCTCAGCATTGCTGGGGGACAGGTAGGCTGCACCATCCAACTGCTGCCAGAACAGGACAAAGCAATAGTCTTTGAGACTTTGGAGGCAGGAGAGCCCACAGGCCCAATTCTGGAAACAGAAGCTGTTCCCAGAGATTTGGGAACATCAGTCCAAGAACCCAGTGAACCTCAGAAAGATGAAGTACTCCAATTTCCTGACCGAGGCCTCTCCCCTGGAGAGGCAGAGTCCCTCTCTGTCCTCAGCGTGGTCTCCCCAGACACTGCCAACCAAGACGCCATCCCTAGGTCTCCCTGTGGCCTGACAGAGCAGCACCTACGCAAAGATCTTTGGCCACAAGTATCTCCAGAAGATACCCGGTCACTTTCTTTCTCAGAAGAGAGTCCTAGCAAGGAGACCTCTCTGGATATCTCTTCTAAGCAGCTGTCTCCAGAAAGCCTTGGCACCCTCCAGTTTGGGGAACTAAGcctaggaaaggaagaaaaggggccTCTGATGCAGGCTGAAGACACCTCCCATCACCCAGCCCCTGTATCTATTCCAGAGCCCTGTGCAACCACGGTGTCACCTCCCACAGATTGGACCAGTGGATACTCTGCACAGGCAGACATCACAGATGAGAGCCCTGATGGAAAATTCCCTGCCAGCTCCTTCTCTCACTCTGCACTGTTAGGAGATGGGAAGCACTTACCTGGAGTGATAACAAGCCCTGATGAACACATTCTGACACCTGATAGCTCCCTCACCAAGAGTCCTGAGTCTTTGCCAAGCCCTGCCATGGAGGATATTGCCATGGAATGGGAAGGCAAAGTTCCAGAGTTGAAAGACAGAACCCCagagcagaaggagaagggaCCTGAGCCAACAGATGAAGTCCTACAGCAGAAGGACAAGACTCTGGAGCACAAGGATATTGTCACAGAGCAGAAGGATACAGCCATCGATCAGAAAGATGAGGTTCTGGAAGAAAGGGACAAAGCTGTGGAACAGCAGGATAAGAGTttagaacaaaaaggcagagccTTAGAACAAAGGGACACAGCCCAGGAACAGAAGGAGAAGGCCCCTGAAGTAAAACACAAAGACTTAGAATCAACAGACAGAGACTTAgaaccaaaagacagagatttAGAACTAACAGACAGAGACTTAGAACCAAAAGACAAGGCCCTGGAACAGGAGGACAAGGtcccagaagaaaaagatgaaacttTAGAACAAAAAGTCGGAGACTCTGAACATAAAGACAAGGTTCCAGAGGACAAGGTCCCTGAACTGATGGGTAAGGCCTTAGAACAGACAGACAAAGCCCCTGAGCAGCACAAGGCCCCAGAACCAAAGGACAAGGCCTTGGAAAAGAAGGATCAGGCTTTAGAACAAAAATACTGGGTCTTAGAACAGAAGGGGGAAGCCCTGGAACAAAACATTAAGGCTGATGAACAAAAAGGCAAGACCgtggaagagaaggacaaagccCAGGAGCAGGAGAGCCCTGTGCAGGAGGATAAAACCATGACCCCGAAGGAGATGATCCTAGAGAAAAAATCTCCAGAAAAAGTCAAGGCTGTGGAGCAAAAGGAAGAAGTTCTGCTGGAGAAGACCAAAGCTCTGGGGCTGGAAGAGAGCCCCAGGCGGGAGCAGGAAGAGAAGTACTGGAAGGAGCAGGATGTGGTCCAGGAGTGGCGAAAAACGTCTCCAACCAGAGGGGAGCCGGTAGGAGAACAGAAAGAGCCTGCCCAGACATGGGAGGACACATCTCCTGAGCAGGAGGACAGGTACTGGAGGGACAGAGAGGATGTGGTCCTGGAACAGGACACATACTGGGGGGAGCTGAGCTGTGAGCGGAAGGTCTGGTTCCCTCATGTGCTGGGTGGCCCTGGGGCTCGGCCACGGTACACAGAAGAGAGGGAGAGCACTTTCCTCGATGAGGGGCCAGATGATGAGCCAGAAGTGCCCCCCTTGGACCGTACACCTCAGAGCCCCTGGGCCTCAGACTTCAAGGGCTTCCAGGAGCCCTCACCACAgaaggggctggaggtggagcGCTGGCTCGCTGAATCACCAGTTGGCCTGCCACCAGAGGAAGAGGACAAGCTGACTCGCTCCCCTTTCGAGATCATCTCTCCTCCGGCCTCTCCACCTGAGATGGTTGGACAGAGGGTTCCGCCAGCCCAAGGACAAGTGAGCCCTATCCCAGAGCCTAAGCCCATGCCACCGATGAGGACTGAATCCACCACCCCGTCATGGCTGGCTGACATCCCTCCATGGGTGCCCAAGGACAGACCCTTGCCACCAgcacccctctccccagctccagctccccCAACACCTGCCCCAGAGCCACACACTCCTATGCCTTTCTCTTGGGGCACAGCTGAGTATGACAGTGTGGTTACTGCTGTGCAGGAGAGCACAGCTGAGTTGGAAGGGGGGCCGTACTCCCCTCTAGGGAAGGACTACCGAAAGGccgaaggggaaggggaagaagaaggtGGGGTTGGAACTCCTGATGGCAGCCCCCTCACCACAAATGTCCCAGAGGCCAGCAAGAGCCATGTCACCAAGGAGCCCGAGCAGACTGAGCCAGAGCAGAGAGAGCCCACGCCCTACCCTGATGAGAGGAGCTTTCAATATGCAGACATCTATGAGCAGATGATGCTCACTGGGCTGGGCCCCGCCTGCCCCACTAGAGAGCCTCCGCTTGGAGCCGCCAGGGATTGGCCCCCACGCGTCTCAACCAAGGAAGAGGCTGCTGGCCGAGACACATCTGCAGAGAAGGAGCTTTCATCTCCTGTCTCACCCCATCGCCTCCAGTTCGACAGTCCAGCGTTCAGCTATGCAACTCTGGGGGGACCCACCGTACCCTCCAGGCAGGAGCCTGAGCCAGGGCCAAGTGTGGATCCCGACCTCACCCCACCTGCAGTACCACCCCGTGTCCCTATTCCCCAGAGCAAAGGCCCAGGCTCTCCTCTTAATGGTAACATCCTGAGCTGTAGCCCAGATAGGAGAACCCCTTCCCCCAAGGAATCAGGCCATGGCCACTGGGAGGACAGTACTAGTGACTCGGAGCTTGAGAAGGGGGCTCGGGAGCAGCCAGAAAAAGAGGCCCAGTCCCCAAGTCCCCCTCACCCCATGCCTGCAGGCCCCTCCACGTTGTGGCCTGAAAGTGAGGCACATACCAGCCCTTCTGCGGACTCACACCTGGGTCCTGCCCGACCCAGCCTGGACTTCCCTGCTTCAGCCTTTGGCTTCTCCTCATTGCAGCCAGCTCCTCCACAGCTGCCCTCTCCGGCGGAACCCCGCTCAGCACCCTGTGGGTCTCTTGCCTTCTCTGGGGACCGAGCTTTAGCTCTGGCTCCAGGGCCCCCCACCAGACCCCGGCACGATGAGTACCTGGAAGTTACCAAGGCTCCCAGCCTGGACTCCTCACTGCCCCAGCTCCCATCACCCAGCTCTCCTGGGGCCCCTCTCCTCTCCAGTCTGCCACgacctgcctccccagccctctcTGAAGGCTCCTCTTCTGAGGCCACCACACCTGTGATTTCGAGTGTGACTGAGCGcttccctcctggcctggaggCTGCAGAACAAGGGTCTGTAGAGCTGGTCCCAAGAATGGACCCAGCTGCCCATGGCCTCTGGGACCTCACTCCTCTGAGCCCTGCACCTCCAGCTTCACTGGACATGGCCCCAGCTCCAGCTGCAAGCCTACCTGGAGACATGGATGAAGGCACCCTGCCCTGCCGCCTAGAGTGCTCAGCGGCAGCCACTGAGAAGCCAGGCCCCTCACAGAGTCCCTCTGGGGATTGTGCCACCAATGGCCCAACTGAAACCAGCCCCAAGCCCCCAAGCCCTGTCCCAGCCAAGGCTGAGAAGGCAGAGGCTGAGGCCTGCCCTGCCTGGGAACATGGGGCCTGGCCTGAGGGAGCTGAAAGGAGCTCCAGGCCTGACACGCTGCTGTCCCCTGAGCAACCACTGTGCCCTGGAGAGGCCTCTGGAGGCCAGCCTAGAAGTGTCTCCCCTGAGATTGAAGCTGGGCCCCAGGGATGTGCTGCTGAGCCCCGGCCACATCGTGGGGAGCTCTCCCCATCTTTCCTAAACCCGCCTCTGCCTCGATCCACGGATGACAGTGAGCTCTCAACTGAGGAAGCTCGGCTGGTAGGGAGAGGGGGGCGGCGCCGGCCCGGGGCCCCTGGGGCCACAGGGGGTCCATGCCCGGTGGCAGATGAGACACCCCCGACGTCAGCCAGTGACTCAGGATCCTCACAGTCAGATTCTGACGTTCCGCCAGAAACTGAGGAGTGTCCATCCATCACAGCTGAGGCAGTCCTTGACTCAGATGAAGATGGGGACTTCTTGCCTGTGGACAAAGCTGGTGGGGTCAGTGGAACTCACCATCCCAGGCCTGGCCATGACCCACCCCCTATCCCCCAGCCAGACCCACACCCATCTCCTCCCCGCCCAGATGTGTGCATGGCTGACCCTGAGGGGCTCAGCTCTGAGTCTGGAAGGGTAGAGAGGCTACGGGAGAAGGAGAAGGCACAGGGGAGATTGGGCCGTAGGGCCCCAGGCAGAGCCAAGCCAGCCTCTCCTGTCAGGCGTCCGGATCTTCGGGGAAAACGCTCGCCCACCCCTGGTAAAGGGACTGCTGATCGAGCATCCCGGGTCCCACCCAGACCACGCAGCACTCCAAGCCAGGTCACCCCAGCAGAGGAAAAGGATTCACACAGCCCCATGTCCAAGGGTCTAGTCAACGGACTCAAGGCAGGACCAA CAGCCTTGGGCTCCAAGGGTGGCTCTGGCCCCCCGGTATATGTGGATCTTGCCTATATCCCGAATCATTGCAGTGGCAAGACTGCTGACCTTGACTTCTTCCGACGAGTGCGTGCATCCTACTATGTGGTCAGTGGGAATGACCCTGCCAATGGCGAGCCGAGCCGGGCTGTGCTGGATGCCCTGCTGGAGGGCAAGGCCCAGTGGGGGGAGAATCTTCAG GTGACTCTCATCCCTACTCATGACACAGAGGTGACTCGTGAGTGGTACCAGCAGACTCATGAGCAGCAGCAACAACTGAATGTTCTGGTCCTGGCTAGCAGCAGCACCGTGGTCATGCAGGATGAGTCCTTCCCGGCCTGCAAGATTGAGTTCTGA